The DNA sequence AATTctgataattataatataattagataattgtgtaaaatattttaaattttttaacatattaaaattaagagtttaattttgatgcactcaaCATTTTACACCGTGATACAatcacaattattttttaatggttaTTTATgcgattaatataaaaaataatattttttattaatatgacaTTATATGATTAAATACACGTGTAAAACGATTAAATACACGTGTGCGTGTAAAACGATTTTACAAAataatgttttaaaattaaattctaaaattaaacttaaaatttttttttatgaaaatggtAAAATGGAAGTATCCGGCGGTTACATGGCAAAGAACATCATTATTGATTACGCAAACATTTATTGCAATTCAGAACAGTTGTTGTCACTCCCCACACACACCCACCACCTTCCATCGCCTTCCGACTCTCACTTCCAAATCTCACACTCTTTTTCTTCGAACACTTTTCAcatcacattattattatttccaaATCCAACAATGGCTGCAGCATTAGAGTGCTGGTCCAGCcgcgccaccaccaccaccgaggACGACATGGTCGAGCAGGTCCTCATGCGCTCCCACCAAAGATCCGAAGGACTCACCGCACTCGATCccccctcctcctcttcttcctcttccaccACCGCCTCTTCCACCAACTCAACCAAAGACTCCAACAATTCCATCGTCCATAAGAAGCTTCAGAAGCTCTCACGAAACGTTTCTGAAGCCATTGCGTCACTTAAGAACACTCTcaacattcaagactccaataCTACAAGGGAcccactttcttcttcttcttcttcctcttcttcttcttctttctctactactaacactactactactactactaattcTTCGAAGATCGAAGGGTCACGGAAAGTTGTGTGGGGCTGCGTTGTTCGAAACCTGACTCAGCTATACCCTGGAAGCCAGTTACCGGAGAAGCTCATGTCCAATATTCGGAAGCACTACGATTCGTTGCCACTCAGGTTTGAACTGGAATCCAATGCTGAAGTTTCGATCTTTTCACGGATTCTGAGAACCCCATTTGCTTGATCTGAATCATATCCCTCAAGTCTGCATTTTTCACAACTTGGGAACTTCAAGTGAAGTAAAACGAGAAATGGGAGTTTCTCAATATTTTTCTTCCCTGATTTTTACACTTTCTCTTTCTgggttttgtttgcttcaatgttATAAACTCTCTcaacttcattttttttttcatttccttcTTCTGCAATTCGGGAACTTCAAGTGACCAAAAATGAAAGGATGGTTTTAATATTTAGtcctttttttggtttttttttgggggggggggggtggtgTTGCTCGATTCAATGTTACTATGTTAGAACCCTCAGAATTTCACTTTTTCAGAACGTGGGAACATCAAGTAACCAAAGATGAATCTTTTCCGCCTTCATTGCACTTTATCTTTTGTTGATGATTTGTTCTGTTGTTTCCACAGCTATGCACAAGCTGATTTTGATATGAAGGATGTGTTTCTTCACATCAAGCTGATGGAACAAGCATCAGCCAGTGACTACCCTGCCATCCTGATTCAAGAGGAGagtgatgatggtggtggtggttgtgatGTTGTTAAAGGGTCTGTCTTGAAGCTCACTTTTGCTTGCAACTCTCCGATCTCGTGGTCTGCAATGTCTAGTGCATTGGACAGTTCATCCATTTCCTGCAAGAAAGTTCAGATCTTTGAGAAGAAAGGTTTCACAATTGGGATTGTTCTCCTTGTTGTTCAGCAAGGGCAAGAGAAGCTGGTGAGGACCCGGGTCGAAAATGCTCTCAGATTTGCGATGAAGAAGTCAAAAACCAGTGCTGTGAAGCTCCCCTTTGGGCTCTGTGGATGCCAGGAAGAGATCTCAAAAGGGAGATCAGAGCGTggagaaattgaagaagatggtgatggcGATGCATCATCATGCTATGTGATGAGGGAGTTTGAGAATTCAAGCCAAAAGATTCAGCTTCAGGTTCCATTGCCTAGTTCATCTTTTGTTGTGTCAGTGGATGAATGGCAGACAATAAAATCAGGCTGTAATGAGATTGAGAAATGGGTGTTGAATTCAGATAATGTTGAGTTTTTGGACCAGATTGGACCAAATTCCTATAAAGGTTTCTACAATGGGAAAAGGGTTGGCATTGAAAAACTCAAGGGGTGTGACAAAGGGAATGCTTATGAGTTTGAGCTCCGAAAAGATCTTCTTGAACTTATGACTTGTGGCCACAGAAACATTCTTCAGTTTGTTGGTATCTGTGTGGATGATAATCATGGTTTGTGTGTAGTTACCAAGTTCATGGAAGGTGGTTCTGTTCATGACTTGTTGCTGAAGAACAAGAAGATTCATGCTAAGGATATTGTGAGAATTGCAGTTGATATAGCTGAAGGAATCAAGTTCATGAATGATCATGGTGTTGCTTATAGGGACCTTAATTCACAGAGGATCCTGTTGGATAGACATGGGAATGCATGCTTGGGAGACATGGGAATAGTCACTGCTTGCAAGAGTGTTGGTGAAGCAATGGAGTATGAAACTGATGGATACCGGTGGCTAGCTCCTGAGGTTTGCTcctattcattctttttttttttcaaagagtaTATACCCAACTCAACAAATTTCAGATCATAAATTTTTATTACTTTGGAAGTCCCTATGCATTACTTTTGGGGACAGTTTAGTCCCTCTCTGTCACTTACAATAAAATGTTTAATATGCGTATTGGGCAAATAAATCTTTAACAAATTTTGTTATAAGGCAATTAGATCTCCCAACAAATACCATTATAAGACAAATTAGTCCTCCTTATAGAGGGGTCAATCCGTCTCGAGGAACTCTaaagtaataaaaatttattgaggatCAAAatgttcaatttaaattttttttagatactaATTTAGGTGTTCaatgttttttatattttaacactcATGTCAAGTTTTGGAAGAATAATAATTGTTGCAATCATGGTCATTTGTGTTACAAGATTGTGTTCCATGGTCCTATGTAACACTGTATTGTATTTGCCATACACAGTCCGCAATTTTCTCCAATGCTTTCCATTTTAGGGGTTTAAATAACATTTTGGTCTCTATAAAACTAGTTATTTACAACTTTTGGTCCTACTGTCCAAAATTTTTCAGAAATAAGTAAAATTAGTTGCTATTATCATTTTCTGACCAAACAAGAGAATGACCAAACTCATAAATAGCTAATTTTACTAGGATAAAAGCATGTTTAAACTATTCTTtaaagagaaaattagttagagaATAGGGTCTTATATTGTTACCTGTCCTTTGCCTTCTTTAAAGAATAGGGTCCCTCCTTTCTCTATAGTTTGACACATAGACACCTAATATAAATACACATGCATGCTTTTTAGGTAATATATAGTAATTGTAATGGACTAATAGGTGGGGGAATCTGCTTTTTGCTTTTAACCTTCTTCAGAAAATCTTTTGACACGTAATGAACCAATGATAGTGATCTGTTTCTGAAAATAGTGTGTGAAAAATTTGTTGCTCATTGATTTGGTCAGTAAATTCATCTATCACTTTGGCACTAATAATAATGAGTTTTTATGTATGCAACTTTTAATTGTAGATTGTCACAAATAATTATTCAGCAAATGTGACATTTTCTTAACTTTTATTTCTTATTTGTTCTAGTTTGTTTGTctttatatatactaaaatattcAATGACAAATTCAAGTCCAAGGCAGTTTAGGCTCTTTTACCTTTTTTGTCTGCTTCCTCTCTTGATGGACttaacatttatatatataaacacaTGAAATGACATACTAGATGTTCATCTAGAGAACAATTTAGA is a window from the Arachis hypogaea cultivar Tifrunner chromosome 17, arahy.Tifrunner.gnm2.J5K5, whole genome shotgun sequence genome containing:
- the LOC112764820 gene encoding uncharacterized protein, with product MAAALECWSSRATTTTEDDMVEQVLMRSHQRSEGLTALDPPSSSSSSSTTASSTNSTKDSNNSIVHKKLQKLSRNVSEAIASLKNTLNIQDSNTTRDPLSSSSSSSSSSSFSTTNTTTTTTNSSKIEGSRKVVWGCVVRNLTQLYPGSQLPEKLMSNIRKHYDSLPLSYAQADFDMKDVFLHIKLMEQASASDYPAILIQEESDDGGGGCDVVKGSVLKLTFACNSPISWSAMSSALDSSSISCKKVQIFEKKGFTIGIVLLVVQQGQEKLVRTRVENALRFAMKKSKTSAVKLPFGLCGCQEEISKGRSERGEIEEDGDGDASSCYVMREFENSSQKIQLQVPLPSSSFVVSVDEWQTIKSGCNEIEKWVLNSDNVEFLDQIGPNSYKGFYNGKRVGIEKLKGCDKGNAYEFELRKDLLELMTCGHRNILQFVGICVDDNHGLCVVTKFMEGGSVHDLLLKNKKIHAKDIVRIAVDIAEGIKFMNDHGVAYRDLNSQRILLDRHGNACLGDMGIVTACKSVGEAMEYETDGYRWLAPEIIAGDPESVTETSMSNVYSFGMVIWEMVTGEAAYSAFSPVQAAVGIAACGLRPEIPKDCPQTLKSIMTKCWNNIPSKRPQFSEILTLLLRPNNINR